In the Ferviditalea candida genome, GCCTTTTTGCAGTTCTGATAAAGGAACTTCTCGCCACTCATGGAGAGCTTTTGGATGACAACCTAATATCTCAGCAGCATTGATCGATCTCTCATATGAAAATTGGCGTTCGCCGCTGATGACCATGGAAGTGAAAGACTCTTCAACGCCGAGTCTTTTCGAAAATTCTCTCTGCGTCAAACCAGCTTCCTTTAATCGTTTTCGCAAAAGGCTCCTCCCCATCTGGAGAGCCATT is a window encoding:
- a CDS encoding helix-turn-helix domain-containing protein, with the protein product MRKRLKEAGLTQREFSKRLGVEESFTSMVISGERQFSYERSINAAEILGCHPKALHEWREVPLSELQKGKE